In Triplophysa rosa linkage group LG2, Trosa_1v2, whole genome shotgun sequence, the genomic window NNNNNNNNNNNNNNNNNNNNNNNNNNNNNNNNNNNNNNNNNNNNNNNNNNNNNNNNNNNNNNNNNNNNNNNNNNNNNNNNNNNNNNNNNNNNNNNNNNNNNNNNNNNNNNNNNNNNNNNNNNNNNNNNNNNNNNNNNNNNNNNNNNNNNNNNNNNNNNNNNNNNNNNNNNNNNNNNNNNNNNNNNNNNNNNNNNNNNNNNNNNNNNNNNNNNNNNNNNNNNNNNNNNNNNNNNNNNNNNNNNNNNNNNNNNNNNNNNNNNNNNNNNNNNNNNNNNNNNNNNNNNNNNNNNNNNNNNNNNNNNNNNNNNNNNNNNNNNNNNNNNNNNNNNNNNNNNNNNNNNNNNNNNNNNNNNNNNNNNNNNNNNNNNNNNNNNNNNNNNNNNNNNNNNNNNNNNNNNNNNNNNNNNNNNNNNNNNNNNNNNNNNNNNNNNNNNNNNNNNNNNNNNNNNNNNNNNNNNNNNNNNNNNNNNNNNNNNNNNNNNNNNNNNNNNNNNNNNNNNNNNNNNNNNNNNNNNNNNNNNNNNNNNNNNNNNNNNNNNNNNNNNNNNNNNNNNNNNNNNNNNNNNNNNNNNNNNNNNNNNNNNNNNNNNNNNNNNNNNNNNNNNNNNNNNNNNNNNNNNNNNNNNNNNNNNNNNNNNNNNNNNNNNNNNNNNNNNNNNNNNNNNNNNNNNNNNNNNNNNNNNNNNNNNNNNNNNNNNNNNNNNNNNNNNNNNNNNNNNNNNNNNNNNNNNNNNNNNNNNNNNNNNNNNNNNNNNNNNNNNNNNNNNNNNNNNNNNNNNNNNNNNNNNNNNNNNNNNNNNNNNNNNNNNNNNNNNNNNNNNNNNNNNNNNNNNNNNNNNNNNNNNNNNNNNNNNNNNNNNNNNNNNNNNNNNNNNNNNNNNNNNNNNNNNNNNNNNNNNNNNNNNNNNNNNNNNNNNNNNNNNNNNNNNNNNNNNNNNNNNNNNNNNNNNNNNNNNNNNNNNNNNNNNNNNNNNNNNNNNNNNNNNNNNNNNNNNNNNNNNNNNNNNNNNNNNNNNNNNNNNNNNNNNNNNNNNNNNNNNNNNNNNNNNNNNNNNNNNNNNNNNNNNNNNNNNNNNNNNNNNNNNNNNNNNNNNNNNNNNNNNNNNNNNNNNNNNNNNNNNNNNNNNNNNNNNNNNNNNNNNNNNNNNNNNNNNNNNNNNNNNNNNNNNNNNNNNNNNNNNNNNNNNNNNNNNNNNNNNNNNNNNNNNNNNNNNNNNNNNNNNNNNNNNNNNNNNNNNNNNNNNNNNNNNNNNNNNNNNNNNNNNNNNNNNNNNNNNNNNNNNNNNNNNNNNNNNNNNNNNNNNNNNNNNNNNNNNNNNNNNNNNNNNNNNNNNNNNNNNNNNNNNNNNNNNNNNNNNNNNNNNNNNNNNNNNNNNNNNNNNNNNNNNNNNNNNNNNNNNNNNNNNNNNNNNNNNNNNNNNNNNNNNNNNNNNNNNNNNNNNNNNNNNNNNNNNNNNNNNNNNNNNNNNNNNNNNNNNNNNNNNNNNNNNNNNNNNNNNNNNNNNNNNNNNNNNNNNNNNNNNNNNNNNNNNNNNNNNNNNNNNNNNNNNNNNNNNNNNNNNNNNNNNNNNNNNNNNNNNNNNNNNNNNNNNNNNNNNNNNNNNNNNNNNNNNNNNNNNNNNNNNNNNNNNNNNNNNNNNNNNNNNNNNNNNNNNNNNNNNNNNNNNNNNNNNNNNNNNNNNNNNNNNNNNNNNNNNNNNNNNNNNNNNNNNNNNNNNNNNNNNNNNNNNNNNNNNNNNNNNNNNNNNNNNNNNNNNNNNNNNNNNNNNNNNNNNNNNNNNNNNNNNNNNNNNNNNNNNNNNNNNNNNNNNNNNNNNNNNNNNNNNNNNNNNNNNNNNNNNNNNNNNNNNNNNNNNNNNNNNNNNNNNNNNNNNNNNNNNNNNNNNNNNNNNNNNNNNNNNNNNNNNNNNNNNNNNNNNNNNNNNNNNNNNNNNNNNNNNNNNNNNNNNNNNNNNNNNNNNNNNNNNNNNNNNNNNNNNNNNNNNNNNNNNNNNNNNNNNNNNNNNNNNNNNNNNNNNNNNNNNNNNNNNNNNNNNNNNNNNNNNNNNNNNNNNNNNNNNNNNNNNNNNNNNNNNNNNNNNNNNNNNNNNNNNNNNNNNNNNNNNNNNNNNNNNNNNNNNNNNNNNNNNNNNNNNNNNNNNNNNNNNNNNNNNNNNNNNNNNNNNNNNNNNNNNNNNNNNNNNNNNNNNNNNNNNNNNNNNNNNNNNNNNNNNNNNNNNNNNNNNNNNNNNNNNNNNNNNNNNNNNNNNNNNNNNNNNNNNNNNNNNNNNNNNNNNNNNNNNNNNNNNNNNNNNNNNNNNNNNNNNNNNNNNNNNNNNNNNNNNNNNNNNNNNNNNNNNNNNNNNNNNNNNNNNNNNNNNNNNNNNNNNNNNNNNNNNNNNNNNNNNNNNNNNNNNNNNNNNNNNNNNNNNNNNNNNNNNNNNNNNNNNNNNNNNNNNNNNNNNNNNNNNNNNNNNNNNNNNNNNNNNNNNNNNNNNNNNNNNNNNNNNNNNNNNNNNNNNNNNNNNNNNNNNNNNNNNNNNNNNNNNNNNNNNNNNNNNNNNNNNNNNNNNNNNNNNNNNNNNNNNNNNNNNNNNNNNNNNNNNNNNNNNNNNNNNNNNNNNNNNNNNNNNNNNNNNNNNNNNNNNNNNNNNNNNNNNNNNNNNNNNNNNNNNNNNNNNNNNNNNNNNNNNNNNNNNNNNNNNNNNNNNNNNNNNNNNNNNNNNNNNNNNNNNNNNNNNNNNNNNNNNNNNNNNNNNNNNNNNNNNNNNNNNNNNNNNNNNNNNNNNNNNNNNNNNNNNNNNNNNNNNNNNNNNNNNNNNNNNNNNNNNNNNNNNNNNNNNNNNNNNNNNNNNNNNNNNNNNNNNNNNNNNNNNNNNNNNNNNNNNNNNNNNNNNNNNNNNNNNNNNNNNNNNNNNNNNNNNNNNNNNNNNNNNNNNNNNNNNNNNNNNNNNNNNNNNNNNNNNNNNNNNNNNNNNNNNNNNNNNNNNNNNNNNNNNNNNNNNNNNNNNNNNNNNNNNNNNNNNNNNNNNNNNNNNNNNNNNNNNNNNNNNNNNNNNNNNNNNNNNNNNNNNNNNNNNNNNNNNNNNNNNNNNNNNNNNNNNNNNNNNNNNNNNNNNNNNNNNNNNNNNNNNNNNNNNNNNNNNNNNNNNNNNNNNNNNNNNNNNNNNNNNNNNNNNNNNNNNNNNNNNNNNNNNNNNNNNNNNNNNNNNNNNNNNNNNNNNNNNNNNNNNNNNNNNNNNNNNNNNNNNNNNNNNNNNNNNNNNNNNNNNNNNNNNNNNNNNNNNNNNNNNNNNNNNNNNNNNNNNNNNNNNNNNNNNNNNNNNNNNNNNNNNNNNNNNNNNNNNNNNNNNNNNNNNNNNNNNNNNNNNNNNNNNNNNNNNNNNNNNNNNNNNNNNNNNNNNNNNNNNNNNNNNNNNNNNNNNNNNNNNNNNNNNNNNNNNNNNNNNNNNNNNNNNNNNNNNNNNNNNNNNNNNNNNNNNNNNNNNNNNNNNNNNNNNNNNNNNNNNNNNNNNNNNNNNNNNNNNNNNNNNNNNNNNNNNNNNNNNNNNNNNNNNNNNNNNNNNNNNNNNNNNNNNNNNNNNNNNNNNNNNNNNNNNNNNNNNNNNNNNNNNNNNNNNNNNNNNNNNNNNNNNNNNNNNNNNNNNNNNNNNNNNNNNNNNNNNNNNNNNNNNNNNNNNNNNNNNNNNNNNNNNNNNNNNNNNNNNNNNNNNNNNNNNNNNNNNNNNNNNNNAATGTTCCTACGCAGAGATCTATGGAGACATGTACGAAACTGCCCTTCTAAACCAGTGGATCAGGAACAACCAGGAAGAAATAGGGTACTGGCTTTAGCAACAATGTCTGATTCAGTTCTGTGTCAGCAGATGTCACAGGATGTTTGGAAACTCCTAACACCAATGAAAGATGATGACATCTCTGCTGCTGTGCGAAGTGATTTCTCTATTCTACAGCTGGCacagtcatttttaaataaacatggcCAAGAACCGTCTAAATATGATTACATTCGACAGAAGCTCAGAGAGGTTGGAAGACTTCTGTTGATCCTGCGAAAGCAATCTTCATTGCATACGATTGAGGATGCTGTTAAGCCTGCACATTTTGGGATGGTTATACAGGCTGTCAAAACAGTATCTGGATATGATGCAGCAAATCACACTTACCGCACTCCAAGCCTTGCTCTTAAGCTCGGTCACTCTTTGAACAAGATATGTGAAATCATACACTGTAGAGCGTTAATGGCCGAAGACGATGCAAGGATCAAGTCAACCCAGACTTTCAAAAAGTTGTATAATTCTAAGTGGTCGGAACTTGTGTCTCATGGAGCTTTAACCACTTTACATGAAGGACATTTCAATAAACCATCCACCCTCCCGTTTACTGAAGATGTTCAGCGTCTTCATCAACATCTTGAAACAATGGTTGATTTAGCTTCTGGCAACTTGAAGAAGACTGCATCAACACAAGTATATGGAGAACTGTGCAGATCGACTCTTGCCAAAATTATACTCTTCAATCGAAGGCGTGGAGGAGAAGTTGCAAGGATGCAGCTAAAAAATTTCTTAGAGAGGGACACAGCTCCTCTTCACAAAGATGTTGCTGTTGGGCTCACACAATTTGAGCAGAAACTTTGTGCCCATTTTAGTCGAGTGGAAATTAGGGGTAAAAAAGGGCGTAAGGTAGCAGTGCTGCTATCCCCAGACATCGTTGATGCTTTAACACTTCTTATAAGCAGAAGACAAGAGTGTGGAGTTCCACAAGACAATACCTTTCTTTTTGCAAGACCCCGGTGTTTGACTCCGTATCGAGGACAAGACTGTCTGAGGATTTACGCAGATGAGTGTGGTGCTCAAAATCCTGAACTCCTCCGGTCAACACAATTACGGAAGCATGTTGCAACTTTGTCGCAGATCCTTAACCTGAGAAACCATGAGTTGGATCAAGTCGCAGACTTCTTGGGCCATGATATACGTGTCCACAGAGAATACTACAGACTTCCAGAGGCTACAACCCAGCTGGCCAAAATATCTAAACTGTTGCTTGCCATGGAGAAAGGTTCTCTTACTAGTCTTCAAGGCAAAACACTAGAAGAGATTGACATTGAAGGTTAGTCTATTTTATATAGTTGTTACAAATTAGATTTTAGTGTATGGTTTATAGTATATTTTAGTGTTGCTAGGCTAAGATACatacatacaatatacagtatctttacCAAAGTAATACTTATCAGATTTCAGAATGGTCATTATGTGTTAATTTTATTTGCTCCTAACATTCGCTATGCTTAAGActcaaaatttattttttgttagaaAACCTAGACTTAACTGATTCCAATCCAAGTGATGACAGTGATGCTGAGGAGACAGATCAACCGACACAAAGTGAAATTGGTAAAAGTGCATAAACATACAAATGTCAAATCATTAAAGTCAACATAAAGTCAAGTTTACCATATGATGCACCAcaagctatatatatatatatatatcagggctctagactaactttttgcactggttgcactggtgcgcctaactttttttcttaggtgcaccagcacaaaagttaggtgcacccaaatgttcgaccgcatcgcatttaacaccacagttttacaagttcacttttttttttaaatcgctgtccatataggcaatattgacttgtaaatgattaactaacaatctggtcaacataaagttctttatttgaagcacaattctacaagaaagcagggctctagactaacacttgagagaggtggcactggtgctaccaagttattcagttggtggcaccagcccttaatttgatagcaccagagtcgtggggtgaggtaagaaaaaagaatcactaaaacttcattaaaatgtgtttaatacattaataaatcaattagaaattaatacaaatcattgtttatgattgaattatttttattgtatatgtaaactctctttcaacactttaccatatttaaagcacatctttcttaaagctactttcttcctttatttgttgtgaacgactcctataagagaacacaattcctttaatatcagtgagtgtttttgggcccgtccgttgttgtttgatgaacattataaacagagatctttattatgctgctgcccctttaagagctcgcgcaatatactggaacacgtgttttgtttcccaactgtttggtcacgaaacaaactgaatacctttacaaggtttcttgttaatatgggaatttttaggttattttgtgttaatatgtccgtttcagagtaagaaggcgtgaaagagaactccgtttagtattttgtgctctgactctctgggcgcgcgcatatctcaaacaacccgcgagacctgaaggcttttagtgattattcttcatgaaagctgcattgatacacgtttggcttctatcaatagcgactcacaaataaatagtatttagcgtgatgtataatgtttgtatgctttgcagtattgttagagatctttatacaatagtttagtgctaaagtttaaacacgtttcctgcattagcttcacatgcatacaatacttgcaacacatttcgttatctttgctgttttgtaccttagcaggggaaattcttgtattctgcatatttatttaagttgcaagattgagcgcttcactctctgctctttcggtccttcgcctcttacccgtaacccgcaattacgtctttgggggcggggcactgatagataagtgaatggttgaaggaggggagacgaaaatgagtgactgaatgcgccgcttgcgcaatataacatttctgcgcattaaatttataatacgcaaaaattatatattgatcagtttgacagtcgcaccggtgcgaccattaagaaaaacatgGCAGGAAAaatgtcgcaaaatgagaccatttagtcgcagtctagcgtgtcgagcattggttatgattttcggacggatcaggccttaacttaacattcttaacgaaaaagttgtcaatcgttcttttcatcttctctcatcatccgcggctacatccactctgtttatctgacgggcctaggctactcacctctctgtccgactgcagcacagcattttcaaacgtacacacacgtacaggaatatctggaccacggccaatcagagggggtccgcccttcactatctctgattggtttagaccacgatatgggcctaatgtgtctgttgttgaaccacagggagactttcgcagagactttttttcccctcgaacggctggtcgcaccggtgcgacctcagattttttttagtcgcaccattgagaaattaggtcgcactctagagccctcaGAGCCCATTGATGTTGACAGTGTAGTCATCATCTTGTGGATACAAGATAcagtataaaatgtatatatttagctTACCTATAGTTACATCATGTAAAAGCTGCACTAGTCTATGATCCCTTTCGAAACATGATGTAATAAGTGCATCTCATAACTACTATTAGACAAGAGTAGCACTTTTACATGAGTGAGTTAAGTACTGAAGATTTATACACATTAATCAAAAATTCACTTTCTGAATGGATTAGCACTCAAACACATCTTAAAAGTCCTACAGATACCATGCTGTGCAAAACTTCATGATGCTGATTTACGTTTTAATGACAGTGAGAAGTGTGAGGTGCATGATAATACTCttaagaaataaacaaatatcaTCAAACATCAATCTATGTAAAGTCAATAACCTGTTTCTTAGAAAGAGTAGGCAAGATTGAATGCAAGATctgaaaaaacaggaaaaaagttagcctttaaaacacaatatgCACAAAAACATTTAGCACTTGGATCAAAAATCAAAGTTGAAATACAGTAATTAACATTAGTGTTTAGAACTGTCTAGAGGAGGCTGAGACATtgagtgtgtttacatgcacagtcttactccgattatgcttaataagctgataacgTGTAAGTCATGTAAACGCGTAAAACGGTTTTCTTATATCgctcggcagaggtagtttttttcccattactccgatttcgcgctgcatgtaaacgcctttaccggttttctctcagttttgtttatgtgcgcacgtctgacagcgcaatagtaaaagtcccaaatggaagtaacagtaaaataacgcataaaagtcctctctcgaatcatgcagttgatgtagaaacgtcaaagtgaaaaactattgttgcatatgcaggttCTGCGGAAAataagagatataaaaatacagcttccgACCGATTtcccgctgcatttttaattactaaacagacTTTCGACGATGACGTCACGGCACGCAAGAAACCCGGCAAatctcaaacttccatgtaaacgcagtttTCTGCATAGCCGGtttattactatgcatgtacacacgtgaaaacaggttataagctgatttttgatagatatccgtttattttgtgcatgtaaaagcATTCATTGTACGCACTCATTATTTCATTGTGTTCATTTGCATTTTGACATTATGCAATGAAATGTAAAGATGGGAAAGCAATTAAAGCACAATCTTACAAGAATGGTATAAACTACCTATATACCTGCTTCCCTGATAACAACAAGCTGGCCAAAACAGCCACTCAACACTTCAGTCAAGACTAGCAATCATTCAAACAAGGCTAGAATAAAGATAAGTATTAGGCTGGTTGGGAGAATAAGGAGATGAGATCTAGTCATCATGGTGTTTACCCTAGTTTATGCTTGTATAGAAATGAACATGTGACAAAAGAACCTTGATAGTAAACTATTTAATTCATACCACAGGACTGAAGAGAGCTAGGCGACCTGTTGAGGATTCTCCGGGCACCTCAGATCGTATGGGTATCTACCTCATCCAACTAGCATGTTCAGCAAGGTTTGATTCATTTCATGTAGTGCCTACTGTATGttacagtattttattattCCTTCATAGATGCTGACCCTGCCTCAGAAGGCCCATCTCCAGGTAAGTCAAGGAGGAAGTTTTTAAATACTAATTGATTTTAAGGATATAGAAATGTTAGTCAAAGCTAAAATCAGTGGCATACATAATCTTGATTTTAGCATTTTGAAATGCAGTCTGGATCACGTTTGCTTTTGCTTGATTTAAATTTGATTTACATGTACACTGCtgaatgtgtttctgttttgttttaagcaaTTAACCAGAAAAGTAGGAAGAAGATAAAGTGCAGCAGTAGGAAAGAGCATGAACAAGCtggtaaaacacacaaacaaatatgcACAACAAACACTTTTTTAGACAATCGTGTGGATCAAAAATCAAAGTTGAAATACAGTAATTAACATTAGTGTTTAGAACTGTCTAGAGGAGGCTGAGACATtgagtgtgtttacatgcacagtcttactccgattatgcttaataagctggTAACATGTAAGTCATGTAAACGTgtaaaacggttttcttttatcggggaaagcacataaacggcgtaagcaaaacccgctcggcagaggtagttttttgtccattactccgatttcgcgttgcatgtaaacacctttatcggttttctctcagttttgtttatgtgcgcacgtctgacagcgcaatagtaaaagtcccaaatggaagtaacagtaaaataacgcataaaagtcctctctcgaatcatgcagttgatgtagaaacgtcaaagtgaaaaactattgttgcatatgcaggttCTGCGGAAAataagagatataaaaatacagcttccgACCGATTtcccgctgcatttttaattactaaacagacTTTCGACGATGACGTCACGGCACGCAAGAAACCCGGCAAatctcaaacttccatgtaaacgcagtttTCTGCATAGCCGGtttattactatgcatgtacacacgtgaaaacaggttataagctgatttttgatagaaatccgtttattttgtgcatgtaaaagcATTCATTGTACGCACTCATTATTTCATTGTGTTCATTTGCATTTTGACATTAAGCAATGAAATGTAAAGATGGGAAAGCAATTAAAGCACAATCTTACAAGAATGGTATAAACTACCTATATACCTGCTTCCCTGATAACAACAAGCTAGCCAAAACAGCCACTCAACACTTCAGTCAAGACTAGCAATCATTCAAACAAGGCTAGAATAAAGATAAGTATTAGGCTGGTTGGGAGAATAAGGAGATGAGATCTAGTCATCATGGTGTTTACCCTAGgaatctgtttttcttttttgtagtcATTCTTGAAAATCCTGCTGAAAAGAAGGATGCCAGAAGGAAACAAAAACAGCCATGGTCTCCAACTGAAATCGCAGCAGTAATGAGACATTTTAAAAGCCACATTACACAGGGAAAACTCGCCACTAAAATTGATTGCCAGCAGTGCAAGAATGCTGAGCATCCTGCTTTGTCTAATCGCTCTTTACAAAACATCAGAGACTTTGTCAGGAATAGGGGTTTGACACTAAGAAAGAGACAGGCACAAAATACTTAGTCAGAATTTTGGTGGCgctgttcattttgttttgttttgttttatatgtatgaGCAAGGTTATAAACTTATGTTTAGTGATATAATGTGCTTTGTTCATTAACACCTTAATAAGTTAATCAAAGGTAAATGTTAAAGTGCTTTGCCTCAATGCATTCGAGTAtaataatttgtttttgtaaaagcatACATTAAACTTTGCTTCTTGTTCCCATACTTGGTGTACTGTTTTatgttcatatatatatatatatatatatatatatatatacagtaacaaatgacatgttgatgaacagtCATATCACAGAAACACCAAGTCCGTGTACACACTATGAAAGGTGGTATGCTTTATTACATAGCTACATAAGGTAAAATGTACAGACAGCTTGTTGTTATTACCAAATAAATTCTGACAGTGTGATTAGGATGCCAACAGAAGCAGAGGACTCCTGTTTCACCCTGGAGAGGTTTATTTTGCAATTACAACTGGCAAGATGTACCATTATCCTGCTTAGTACAAATTCAAACTTTGCATGaagaattttttaattaaattgcaCCTGTCGAAGTGACTCATTGTACATAGATAAGCCTTGTGTTACCAGTTTCAGCAGACCTGAGAATGTTGCCTTCACTTTGTTTAACCATTTGTTGTTTTACATGTcttcatgtttgtgtttaaccGTTTGTCCTTTTAGATCACTTATGTCCTTATAATACACAACATTTTCACTGTTGTGTTAAACTGTTTGTCCTCTTAGATCACTTATGTCCTTATAATACACAACGTTTtcactgttgtgtttgtgttaaacTGTTTGTCCTCTTAGATCACTTATGTCCTTATAATACACAACGTTTtcactgttgtgtttgtgttaaacCGTTTGTCCTCTTAGATCACTTATGTCCTTATAATACACAAGTTTttttacgtttgtgtttttaagtgtTCAATTACATTCACTTTAGCTAAGTCTGTTCCTGGGGTgcatagaaaaataaatggcATGGTTGGAACTGTTCTGTGGGCCCCAGATATCCCTGGTAGTTCGGAGACAAGACATTGAGAGACAAAAAGCTGGTATTAGCGTAGAGGCCATTCACACTTAGTGTAAAAGATGAACAGAAAAATAAGCATGTGTGTTTGATTCTGATTAAGCTAATTATTGCAACATAATATTGTTTGGGCATTGAATTAGGTGTATGCTTGGTTAAAGAGATGAGTTTGTAGACTTAAACTGATCGAGTGTGTCTGAAACCTAAACAGGGCTGGCTGTTCCAAAGTTTATGAGCTAAGTAAGAAGACTATCTACTACCTTTAGAGGATTTTGATATTCAGAGGATTATTAACAGAGCAGAACTTTGTGACAACAATGTTTGACCAACAGTAGTCTGATAAGAGTtcacaaatatgttttagtGCTTAGCCATTTAATGCTTTACTCATTTATCCTCATAGGTCAGCAATGTCCTTTTAATTCATGTGTGTCCCATTAATACACTTTAatgacatgtgtgtgtgtgttttatagcTACTGTCCTTATAATAACGGTTTGTGTCATAGGCGGGGTTTGCATGTAATTATAATATGTCCTcataattgtgtattttgtcaGGTTGTTAGATAATCActtgtgttgtgtgtaaatTAATTCTGAAGTGAAATCTGTGTTGTGTGtctcaaaataatttttttgatgTGCACCACAGCTCTGTAGAGCAAGTGGAAAGGTGTGTCCCCCTAATACAGCAAAAAACTGGTTTGGGCTGAAGTGTCCTTGTAATACATATAAacccgtatgtgtgtgtgtgtgtgtgtgtgtgtgtgtgagtgcatgcgttttttaaatctaaaaatgcaaaaagtgttctatgatctttaggtttaggggtagggttaggggatagaatatacagtttgtacagtataaaaaactttacgcctatggactgtccccacggagatagtaaaccagacatgtgtgggtgcgtgtgtgcgtgtgcgtgtgcgtgtgcgcgtgtgtgtgtgtgtgtgtgtgtgtgcgtgcgtgcgtgcgtgcgtgcgtgcgtgcgtgtgtgtataatAATGAAGGTTTGGTCTCTTTGATGGTTCCTTATTagtacattttgtttgtttgtttgtttgtttgttgatgttCTCCTAAAATgaagattaattcattttaatcattGTAAGCCTGTTTTACTTTCTCTAATCTCatctctcttaaagggatagtttacccccaaataataaattatgattCACCCTCTTGTTCAAAACCAGTGTATGGCTcatttgttctgtggaacacacaaaaaaagatattttgagaaatttctctgtggttttgtgttcatacaatggaagtcaatggagttcagtgttgtttggctatcgacattcttcaaaatatcttattttgtgttctacagaagaaagaaagtcctacaattttgaaataacatgaaaaggagtaaatgatgactaaaTGCTATCCAttaggtgaagtatccctttgagTTGCACTTCATGGAAACTTTCAGACTTGTTCATTCAATAAATTTAGACACTCACTACTGTGTCATAAGTAGATGTCGAGATTTTATTCTCCAAATTATGAATATCTGGggaatgttttaaacattttctcgAGCATCTCCTGTTGTGCTCCGCTGCAGAATAAAGTCACACGGGTCTGATGTCTGTGAGAGGAAATAAATGAGGACAAAATGATTCTTTCAAATCCCCCCCACAATCTCCTAATGACTGCAGTACATGTGTGGcatcagcagtgttgggtaagtttctctgaaaaagtaatcaattactAGTTGCTAATTACATactcaatagtgtaattagatgactgtacaaattactctctccaaaaagtatttaattactaattactttctatcctatatcaaccttggtTAGAactgattcaaggatagacatgaaatggctcttttaattcattcaaataaataatatgaaactagataaagtactcttattaacagactaaagtattacaaatgtgagaattatacattaaagcattaaggattttaaagttagactgtCAGTTA contains:
- the LOC130564266 gene encoding uncharacterized protein LOC130564266 yields the protein MSDSVLCQQMSQDVWKLLTPMKDDDISAAVRSDFSILQLAQSFLNKHGQEPSKYDYIRQKLREVGRLLLILRKQSSLHTIEDAVKPAHFGMVIQAVKTVSGYDAANHTYRTPSLALKLGHSLNKICEIIHCRALMAEDDARIKSTQTFKKLYNSKWSELVSHGALTTLHEGHFNKPSTLPFTEDVQRLHQHLETMVDLASGNLKKTASTQVYGELCRSTLAKIILFNRRRGGEVARMQLKNFLERDTAPLHKDVAVGLTQFEQKLCAHFSRVEIRGKKGRKVAVLLSPDIVDALTLLISRRQECGVPQDNTFLFARPRCLTPYRGQDCLRIYADECGAQNPELLRSTQLRKHVATLSQILNLRNHELDQVADFLGHDIRVHREYYRLPEATTQLAKISKLLLAMEKGSLTSLQGKTLEEIDIEENLDLTDSNPSDDSDAEETDQPTQSEIGLKRARRPVEDSPGTSDRMDADPASEGPSPAINQKSRKKIKCSSRKEHEQAVILENPAEKKDARRKQKQPWSPTEIAAVMRHFKSHITQGKLATKIDCQQCKNAEHPALSNRSLQNIRDFVRNRGLTLRKRQAQNT